A single genomic interval of Mixophyes fleayi isolate aMixFle1 unplaced genomic scaffold, aMixFle1.hap1 Scaffold_30, whole genome shotgun sequence harbors:
- the LOC142128024 gene encoding uncharacterized protein LOC142128024, which produces MSRPRRSAGPPARLSDGSQLPAGSLRPPVTLSSSAPSSEALGALPESVHPSAVNIAAGDSPVAGSQRRSGQGGRGGARRSRAPERSAALAASGDASAAVQHSQQRRRSPSPTSARSSQSSFPPCSPPPNLAGQVSPRAAGGEGSLQALASSYSSPVGNHLIAVNEVNLESQHVSVSATSHRPWLHSSSGDSIPQINIIPPLMPQGWIRGRVRPHMAHNVSFQPMLSSQLHTPSPPQVGPPIQYNFISPIQAANVPLQRLPYSDSINVGGHPSALVQSGSFQQSPNTTLSPWARPAVAQVEAPHGNLPPWSLPYPPPNPDRVQRPMQNWMAPYPPPYVSSYGHASDASITNIPVPDLNSSPFGFGSSQDLARPPAPGFSFGTPVPIESLNSISGVRVNQSFVSEVANIHSVSVTAVSGGGAAAPLPEVITVTGSSALQTEPAGDSASREETSTQALALPGTSAQSVGRVGMIELAESSLAQSTRRAYQSAWSQWEAFLQSRAPSTSGQAEEILEFMWERYNTGVKKAAMASALAGISFMAKLHSKVIPQEVLLFPRL; this is translated from the exons ATGTCCAGACCTAGGAGATCAGCGGGCCCCCCTGCACGTCTGTCAGACGGGTCACAGCTCCCGGCCGGGAGTCTGCGCCCGCCTGTTACTTTATCCAGCTCTGCCCCCTCTAGTGAAGCGCTGGGAGCGCTGCCTGAAAGCGTGCATCCCAGCGCTGTTAATATTGCTGCAGGGGACTCCCCTGTCGCTGGGTCTCAACGGAGATCtgggcagggggggaggggcggcgctCGCAGGTCCCGGGCTCCAGAGAGATCAGCGGCGCTGGCTGCCTCAGGGGACGCCAGCGCTGCTGTGCAGCATAGTCAGCagaggaggagatctccttcTCCTACCTCTGCTAGGTCCAGCCAGTCCTCTTTTCCTCCTTGCTCTCCACCTCCCAATTTGGCAGGTCAGGTCTCCCCCAGGGCAGCAGGGGGAGAGGGAAGCTTACAGGCACTGGCTTCCTCTTACAGTTCCCCCGTTGGTAATCACCTGATAGCTGTGAATGAGGTAAATTTGGAGTCACAGCATGTCTCTGTTTCTGCCACAAGTCACAGACCCTGGTTACACAGCAGCAGTGGTGACAGTATACCTCAAATTAATATTATCCCCCCACTTATGCCTCAGGGATGGATCAGGGGTAGAGTGCGCCCTCATATGGCTCATAATGTAAGTTTTCAGCCCATGTTATCTTCTCAATTACACACACCCTCACCACCTCAGGTTGGGCCCCCTATACAGTATAATTTCATATCTCCAATACAAGCTGCTAATGTTCCTCTGCAGAGGCTTCCATATAGCGATTCAATCAATGTCGGGGGTCACCCCTCGGCGCTGGTTCAGTCTGGGAGCTTTCAGCAAAGCCCAAACACAACGCTTAGTCCATGGGCAAGACCAGCAGTAGCACAGGTGGAGGCGCCCCACGGGAACCTGCCTCCCTGGTCACTACCGTATCCTCCTCCTAATCCAGATAGGGTCCAGCGGCCAATGCAGAATTGGATGGCACCGTATCCACCTCCTTATGTTTCAAGTTATGGGCATGCTTCTGATGCAAGCATTACAAATATACCCGTCCCTGATCTCAATAGCTCCCCCTTTGGGTTTGGTTCCTCCCAAGATCTGGCCCGCCCACCAGCCCCAGGTTTTTCCTTTGGTACGCCTGTCCCAATAGAGTCGTTAAACAGCATttcaggagttagggttaaccagtCGTTTGTGTCTGAAGTAGCTAACATACATTCTGTTTCAGTGACGGCAGTATCGGGCGGAGGGGCGGCCGCGCCATTGCCAGAAGTTATCACAGTGACGGGGAGCTCTGCCTTACAGACGGAGCCAGCAGGGGATTCGGCTTCAAGAGAAGAAACATCAACCCAAGCACTTGCGTTACCAGGGACATCTGCGCAAAGTG TGGGTCGAGTCGGAATGATCGAGTTGGCGGAGTCATCCTTGGCGCAATCCACAAGACGTGCGTATCAGTCAGCGTGGAGTCAGTGGGAGGCTTTCTTACAATCCAGGGCCCCAAGTACATCAGGTCAGGCGGAGGAGATTTTAGAGTTTATGTGGGAAAGATATAACACGGGTGTTAAAAAGGCGGCTATGGCCTCAGCGTTAGCAGGCATTTCTTTTATGGCCAAATTACATTCAAAAGTGATCCCAcaagaggttttattatttccaaggcTATGA